A portion of the Musa acuminata AAA Group cultivar baxijiao chromosome BXJ1-1, Cavendish_Baxijiao_AAA, whole genome shotgun sequence genome contains these proteins:
- the LOC135592452 gene encoding uncharacterized protein LOC135592452 isoform X2, whose translation MVRDRDEPPAVRVYTVCDESRCKPMDAEDCDPFTDVYWIKFSQVSNARFAKRKLDESVFLGNLLKVSYAPQFESVLDVKEKLEGRTKEVLGRIKSANVRTEGSKSQISSNSNIIGSSCQHWLDPAPSASSNSELQGRQREFARGGQISRVGDAPLSHVSSNKEYFPTPSMNETVRLVREKLDKIQSRSGNTDTASASKRAKVDNRRRI comes from the exons ATGGTGCGCGACAGGGACGAACCCCCGGCCGTCCGCGTCTACACCGTCTGCGACGAATCTAG GTGTAAACCCATGGATGCAGAAGATTGTGATCCTTTCACTGATGTTTATTGGATCAAATTCTCACAGGTCAGCAATGCAAG GTTTGCAAAGCGGAAACTGGATGAATCTGTATTTCTAGGTAACCTTTTGAAGGTGTCATATGCACCTCAGTTTGAGAGTGTTTTGGATGTCAAGGAGAAACTTGAGGGCAGGACAAAGGAAGTTCTTGGGCGAATAAAAT CTGCAAATGTAAGAACGGAAGGATCAAAGTCTCAAATTTCCAGTAACTCCAACATTATCGGGTCTTCTTGCCAACATTGGCTTGATCCTGCTCCATCGGCATCAAGTAATTCAGAGCTGCAGGGAAGGCAAAG AGAATTTGCTAGAGGGGGCCAAATATCTCGTGTTGGCGATGCTCCTCTAAGCCATGTTTCCTCTAACAAG GAATACTTTCCAACACCATCTATGAACGAGACTGTTAGGTTGGTCAGAGAGAAGCTTGATAAG ATACAATCTCGTAGCGGGAATACAGATACTGCATcagcatccaaaagagcaaaggtAGACAACAGAAGAAGAATATAA
- the LOC135592452 gene encoding uncharacterized protein LOC135592452 isoform X1, with product MVRDRDEPPAVRVYTVCDESRYLIVRNVPALGCGDDLSRLFGSYGEIEECKPMDAEDCDPFTDVYWIKFSQVSNARFAKRKLDESVFLGNLLKVSYAPQFESVLDVKEKLEGRTKEVLGRIKSANVRTEGSKSQISSNSNIIGSSCQHWLDPAPSASSNSELQGRQREFARGGQISRVGDAPLSHVSSNKEYFPTPSMNETVRLVREKLDKIQSRSGNTDTASASKRAKVDNRRRI from the exons ATGGTGCGCGACAGGGACGAACCCCCGGCCGTCCGCGTCTACACCGTCTGCGACGAATCTAG ATATCTGATCGTGAGAAACGTGCCGGCTTTAGGCTGTGGTGATGACCTGTCCAGGTTGTTTGGATCGTATGGCGAGATAGAAGA GTGTAAACCCATGGATGCAGAAGATTGTGATCCTTTCACTGATGTTTATTGGATCAAATTCTCACAGGTCAGCAATGCAAG GTTTGCAAAGCGGAAACTGGATGAATCTGTATTTCTAGGTAACCTTTTGAAGGTGTCATATGCACCTCAGTTTGAGAGTGTTTTGGATGTCAAGGAGAAACTTGAGGGCAGGACAAAGGAAGTTCTTGGGCGAATAAAAT CTGCAAATGTAAGAACGGAAGGATCAAAGTCTCAAATTTCCAGTAACTCCAACATTATCGGGTCTTCTTGCCAACATTGGCTTGATCCTGCTCCATCGGCATCAAGTAATTCAGAGCTGCAGGGAAGGCAAAG AGAATTTGCTAGAGGGGGCCAAATATCTCGTGTTGGCGATGCTCCTCTAAGCCATGTTTCCTCTAACAAG GAATACTTTCCAACACCATCTATGAACGAGACTGTTAGGTTGGTCAGAGAGAAGCTTGATAAG ATACAATCTCGTAGCGGGAATACAGATACTGCATcagcatccaaaagagcaaaggtAGACAACAGAAGAAGAATATAA
- the LOC135590565 gene encoding putative pentatricopeptide repeat-containing protein At2g02150: MLVLSRGLPVRRCRYLPLCSPYRNLPFSAHSGESLGASDLAPIPRLIAKRRWDDPRLAAIFSSASAPNSVCRILWELQEDPRSAFHFFIWAGKQSGFRHTVETRCVAVHVLFRGRWYSEAQKVLKDIVLSTRVSEGSESIVDVLRTTARGYGTLGYGVFDALFGVLTDLGMLDEASDCFYRMRAFRVLPKLRSCNNLLQRLVRTGRGELSKRFFNDIVSSNMAPTVFTFNIMIDFLCKEGDLTAARALFQKMKEMGCLPDVITYNSLIDGHGKCGELEEAEQILGEMKDSGCEPDVITYNALVDCFCKLGKLQKAFEFLSEMKRKDIVPNVVTFSTFIDAFCKEGMMQEALKFFVDMRVRGIRPNEFTYTSLIDGNFKAGNLKEAQSLVDEMVNEGVELNVVTYTALVDGLCKEGKVLEAEGIFWAMVRAGVVPNQLMYTSLVHGHFKNKNKEKAMDLLSEMRDKGIEPDISLYGTIIWGLCNDRKIDEAKTLLKEMDYLGLKPNHVIYTTIMNACFKAGKASEALDVLHKMHDSGVLPSIVTYCALVDGLCKEGSIHEARCHFERMKSLGLQPNILVYTALIDGLCKTGFLEEASEVFETMVGKGVAPDKFAYTSLMNGYLKRGNLQKAFALKSKMIENGLELDLHAYTSLIWGFCDTGQMEEARNTLAEMINNNIIPDEAVYNCLISKYHRLGNMDEVQSLQIDMRRRGIIPSTMDDTASDKI, from the coding sequence ATGCTCGTACTCTCCCGCGGCCTCCCCGTCCGCCGCTGCCGCTATCTACCCCTCTGCAGCCCGTACCGGAACCTCCCCTTCTCCGCCCACTCCGGCGAATCACTTGGCGCCTCCGACCTCGCTCCCATCCCCAGGCTCATCGCCAAACGCAGGTGGGACGACCCGCGTCTCGCTGCCATCTTCTCATCTGCTTCGGCTCCCAACAGCGTCTGCAGAATCCTCTGGGAGCTGCAGGAGGACCCCAGGTCGGCCTTTCACTTCTTTATCTGGGCCGGGAAGCAGAGCGGCTTCCGCCACACCGTCGAGACCCGGTGCGTTGCCGTCCACGTCCTCTTTAGGGGCAGGTGGTATTCCGAGGCCCAGAAGGTCCTTAAAGATATTGTCTTGTCAACGCGGGTGTCGGAAGGATCGGAGAGCATTGTCGATGTGCTGCGAACGACTGCAAGGGGTTACGGGACTCTGGGGTATGGAGTGTTTGATGCACTCTTTGGGGTTTTGACTGATCTGGGGATGCTCGATGAGGCCAGTGATTGCTTCTATAGGATGAGAGCCTTTAGGGTTCTGCCAAAGTTGCGATCCTGCAACAATTTGCTTCAGCGGCTTGTGAGGACAGGCAGAGGCGAGTTGTCAAAGAGGTTCTTCAATGATATTGTCAGCTCAAATATGGCTCCTACAGTTTTCACTTTCAATATTATGATTGATTTCTTGTGCAAGGAGGGTGATTTGACTGCGGCAAGGGCGTTATTCCAGAAGATGAAAGAAATGGGTTGCTTGCCGGACGTGATCACATATAACTCGCTCATTGATGGGCATGGGAAGTGTGGGGAATTGGAGGAAGCTGAGCAAATTCTGGGGGAGATGAAAGATTCCGGCTGTGAGCCTGATGTGATTACTTATAATGCTCTCGTCGACTGTTTCTGTAAGCTTGGGAAGCTGCAGAAGGCTTTTGAGTTTCTTAGTGAGATGAAGAGGAAAGATATTGTGCCCAATGTGGTCACATTCAGCACATTCATTGATGCCTTCTGCAAGGAAGGCATGATGCAAGAAGCACTTAAATTCTTTGTTGATATGAGAGTTAGAGGCATAAGGCCAAATGAATTTACTTATACTTCTCTAATCGATGGAAACTTCAAGGCCGGAAATCTTAAGGAAGCCCAGTCGTTGGTCGATGAGATGGTGAATGAGGGGGTGGAGTTAAATGTTGTGACTTACACAGCTTTGGTGGATGGCCTCTGTAAAGAGGGGAAGGTTCTCGAAGCAGAAGGGATTTTTTGGGCTATGGTGAGAGCAGGTGTGGTGCCCAACCAATTGATGTATACCTCTCTGGTGCATGGGCATTTCAAGAATAAGAACAAGGAGAAGGCAATGGATTTACTGTCTGAAATGAGGGATAAGGGCATTGAACCTGATATCTCGCTCTATGGTACCATCATTTGGGGTCTTTGTAACGATAGAAAGATTGATGAAGCTAAGACTTTGCTGAAGGAGATGGATTATCTTGGCTTAAAACCTAATCATGTGATCTACACAACAATAATGAACGCTTGCTTTAAAGCAGGAAAAGCCTCGGAGGCCCTTGATGTGCTTCACAAAATGCATGATTCGGGTGTACTCCCTAGCATTGTTACATATTGTGCATTAGTTGATGGGTTATGCAAAGAAGGATCGATTCATGAAGCAAGGTGCCATTTTGAAAGAATGAAATCATTAGGCTTGCAACCTAATATCTTGGTGTACACAGCGCTTATTGATGGCCTTTGCAAAACAGGTTTCTTGGAAGAAGCTTCTGAAGTCTTTGAAACAATGGTGGGGAAGGGTGTAGCTCCAGACAAATTTGCGTACACATCTCTAATGAATGGGTATTTGAAGAGGGGCAATCTTCAGAAAGCGTTTGCTCTCAAAAGCAAAATGATAGAGAATGGCCTTGAGCTTGACCTTCATGCATATACATCTCTTATATGGGGATTTTGTGACACTGGTCAAATGGAGGAAGCTAGAAACACACTAGCAGAGATGATCAACAATAATATTATTCCTGATGAAGCAGTTTATAATTGTCTCATAAGCAAGTATCATAGGTTGGGAAATATGGATGAGGTTCAGAGTTTGCAAATTGACATGAGAAGAAGAGGTATCATTCCTAGCACGATGGATGATACTGCCTCTGATAAGATCTGA